In Fibrobacter sp. UWH6, one genomic interval encodes:
- a CDS encoding putative toxin-antitoxin system toxin component, PIN family: MKVLFDTNLWISFMIGKRLASLADVLCRNDVQVYMSELLLDEIQTVIARPKFNVIISQESRQAFVDMVDNVCHWTPITIQAESPIRDIKDLFILSMAESVPVDFIISGDKDLTELESHAGIPILSYSEFLNKLGL, translated from the coding sequence ATGAAGGTCCTGTTCGACACAAATTTGTGGATATCATTCATGATAGGCAAGCGGCTTGCTTCGCTTGCCGATGTTTTATGCCGTAATGATGTTCAGGTTTATATGAGCGAGCTGTTGCTAGATGAAATTCAAACTGTGATAGCTCGTCCGAAATTTAACGTTATTATTTCTCAAGAATCTCGGCAAGCGTTTGTTGATATGGTAGATAATGTTTGTCATTGGACTCCAATCACAATACAAGCTGAATCACCTATTAGGGACATTAAGGATCTCTTTATATTGTCAATGGCAGAAAGCGTTCCTGTTGATTTCATTATAAGTGGCGACAAGGATTTGACGGAACTAGAAAGCCATGCTGGAATACCAATTCTTTCGTATTCGGAGTTTTTGAATAAATTAGGTTTATAA
- the thrS gene encoding threonine--tRNA ligase produces MSQINLTMPDGSVRTVESGTTGLEIAKSISEGLARKALGVKLGDKVLDLSRPLTEDGAFKIITPNNDDPDCLMLLRHSCSHVMAEAICDLFPGTKLAYGPAVEKGFYYDLMTPTPLQQSDFEKIEKRMKEIIKEDRPFTRVVVSGEEGLKRTAGDKYKTDNAERALTREGADGTLSFYANGEPGKNWEDLCAGPHVPSTGKLKSFKLLSLAGAYWHGDQNSDQLTRVYGTCFADKEGLETYLKFLEEAEKRDHRRIGKEMDLYHIEDHSPGMVFWHPNGTKMVNALKDYIRGKIDRRGYLEVITPEIVNKTLWIKSGHADKYNENMFKTMAGDVEMAVKPMNCPCHIQIFNTGLRSWRDLPMRLAEFGKCHRYEPAGTMHGLMRVRGFVQDDAHIFCTEEQIASEVADFCALVKEIYHDFGFDSIVVKFSTRPERRVGSDELWDKAEAALEEATKLAGLDYILNPGEGAFYGPKLEFTLKDSLGRDWQCGTIQVDFNLPQRLGAEYVGKDNQKHIPVMLHRAAVGSIERFLGILIEEFMGDFPLWLAPVQARVLPISEKFAEYAHKVERELVNAGVRCDIDESNEKLGYKFRQCELQKIPYKIIVGEKEMAEGKVAVNKRKEGDKGQMTVAEFLAMTADDRKVVR; encoded by the coding sequence ATGTCTCAAATCAACCTCACCATGCCCGATGGCAGCGTACGTACCGTTGAATCTGGCACCACCGGCCTCGAAATCGCAAAGAGCATTTCTGAAGGCCTCGCACGCAAGGCTCTCGGCGTTAAGCTGGGCGACAAGGTCCTGGACCTTTCCCGCCCCCTGACCGAAGATGGCGCTTTCAAGATCATCACTCCAAACAATGACGATCCGGATTGCTTGATGCTCTTGCGCCACTCCTGCAGCCACGTGATGGCAGAAGCCATCTGCGACCTGTTCCCCGGCACCAAGCTGGCTTACGGTCCCGCAGTTGAAAAGGGTTTCTACTACGATTTGATGACACCCACTCCGCTTCAGCAGTCTGATTTCGAAAAGATCGAAAAGCGCATGAAGGAAATCATCAAGGAAGACCGCCCGTTCACTCGCGTGGTTGTTTCCGGTGAAGAAGGCCTGAAGCGCACCGCTGGCGACAAGTACAAGACCGACAACGCCGAACGCGCACTGACTCGCGAAGGCGCCGACGGCACCCTGAGTTTCTATGCTAACGGCGAACCGGGCAAGAACTGGGAAGACCTCTGTGCAGGTCCTCATGTCCCGAGCACTGGCAAGCTGAAGTCCTTCAAGCTGCTCTCCCTCGCAGGTGCATACTGGCACGGCGACCAGAACAGCGACCAGCTGACCCGAGTTTATGGCACCTGCTTTGCCGACAAGGAAGGCCTGGAAACTTATTTGAAGTTCCTTGAAGAAGCCGAAAAGCGCGACCACCGCCGCATCGGTAAGGAAATGGACCTCTACCACATCGAAGACCATTCTCCTGGCATGGTGTTCTGGCACCCCAACGGCACCAAGATGGTGAACGCCCTCAAGGACTACATCCGTGGTAAGATCGACCGTCGTGGCTACCTGGAAGTGATTACTCCGGAAATCGTGAACAAGACTTTGTGGATCAAGTCCGGTCACGCCGACAAGTACAACGAAAACATGTTCAAGACCATGGCTGGCGACGTTGAAATGGCTGTGAAGCCCATGAACTGCCCCTGCCATATCCAGATTTTCAACACCGGCCTCCGTAGCTGGCGTGACCTTCCGATGCGTCTTGCAGAATTCGGTAAGTGCCACCGTTACGAACCGGCCGGTACCATGCACGGTTTGATGCGTGTTCGCGGCTTTGTTCAGGATGACGCTCATATCTTCTGTACCGAAGAACAGATCGCATCCGAAGTGGCTGACTTCTGCGCTCTCGTGAAGGAAATCTACCACGACTTCGGTTTCGATTCCATCGTGGTGAAGTTCTCTACCCGTCCGGAACGCCGCGTGGGTTCTGACGAACTGTGGGACAAGGCAGAAGCAGCTCTTGAAGAAGCCACCAAGCTTGCAGGCCTCGACTACATCTTGAACCCGGGCGAAGGCGCCTTCTATGGCCCGAAGCTTGAATTCACCTTGAAGGACTCTCTCGGCCGTGATTGGCAGTGCGGAACCATCCAGGTGGACTTCAACCTGCCCCAGCGTCTCGGTGCTGAATATGTGGGTAAGGACAACCAGAAGCACATCCCCGTTATGCTGCACCGCGCAGCCGTGGGTTCCATCGAACGCTTCCTGGGCATCCTTATCGAAGAATTCATGGGCGATTTCCCGCTGTGGTTGGCTCCGGTCCAGGCACGCGTCCTCCCCATTTCTGAAAAGTTCGCTGAATACGCCCACAAGGTGGAACGCGAACTGGTGAACGCCGGCGTCCGCTGCGACATCGACGAATCCAACGAAAAGCTTGGCTACAAGTTCCGTCAGTGCGAACTCCAGAAAATCCCCTATAAGATTATTGTAGGTGAAAAGGAAATGGCCGAAGGCAAGGTTGCAGTCAACAAGCGTAAGGAAGGCGATAAGGGTCAGATGACCGTCGCTGAGTTCCTCGCAATGACAGCTGACGATCGCAAGGTTGTTCGCTAA
- a CDS encoding type II toxin-antitoxin system RelB/DinJ family antitoxin, whose protein sequence is MATTVLQIRMDEDLKNEAADLFDKMGMDLPTAIRVFLKRAVAEKAIPFEVREPRAAYSANRGIAAL, encoded by the coding sequence ATGGCAACTACTGTGCTACAGATTCGTATGGATGAAGACCTCAAGAACGAGGCCGCGGATCTTTTTGACAAGATGGGGATGGACCTTCCCACTGCAATTCGCGTTTTCTTAAAGCGAGCTGTGGCTGAAAAGGCGATTCCCTTTGAAGTTCGCGAACCCCGCGCTGCCTATTCCGCAAATAGGGGCATTGCTGCCTTGTGA
- a CDS encoding ATP-binding protein, with amino-acid sequence MGISEPKQFYQNIIQTITQSKVCVFSIIRSDIDYCGNIKFNLKFPQCISYILGMVSRKIEEKILSEGIKYPVITIVGPRQSGKTTLAKKLFPNYKYVNLEQRDLRDFAHRDPKGFLASHKPPIILDEIQNCPELLSQVQVEVDRTGLDAQFVITGSQQLLLSQAISQSLAGRTSIFTLLPYSISEISNYNKDFSRGEFILNGGMPRLYEKNLEAESYYRDYIQTYIERDVRTLINVKDLRKFELFLTLLAGRVGQIINYSSLAGDVGVSSTTLKEWLSVLVASHIVFTLQPWFGNVTKRLTKSPKVFFVDTGIPCSLLSLTNAERVEKDGLFGNLFENMVILEAMKARLNAGKKTDLYFLRTESGIEIDLLDVRGGSVVPYEIKASDSIVPEFFKNFTKAESFVPNFEGKQGGLIYSGDEMDSYMERRIFNYKKLDTVF; translated from the coding sequence TTGGGTATTTCCGAGCCGAAGCAATTTTATCAAAATATAATACAAACCATTACACAAAGCAAGGTTTGTGTATTTTCAATCATCCGTTCTGACATTGATTATTGTGGAAATATCAAATTTAACTTGAAATTTCCACAATGTATTAGTTATATTCTAGGCATGGTTTCTAGAAAAATTGAAGAAAAAATCCTTTCTGAAGGAATAAAGTACCCTGTCATAACGATTGTCGGGCCAAGGCAATCCGGCAAAACTACTTTGGCAAAAAAACTGTTTCCTAATTACAAGTATGTAAACTTGGAACAACGAGATTTGAGAGATTTTGCCCACAGAGACCCCAAGGGATTCCTGGCATCCCATAAGCCGCCCATTATCCTTGACGAAATCCAGAATTGCCCGGAATTGCTGAGCCAGGTACAGGTGGAAGTTGACCGCACCGGGCTGGATGCTCAATTTGTAATCACTGGTAGCCAGCAACTTTTATTGAGCCAAGCGATATCCCAGAGCCTCGCCGGACGAACAAGTATCTTCACATTGTTGCCTTATTCCATTTCCGAAATTTCAAATTACAACAAAGATTTTTCTCGAGGTGAATTCATTTTAAATGGAGGCATGCCTCGCCTCTACGAGAAAAATCTTGAAGCGGAAAGTTACTATCGCGACTACATCCAAACATACATTGAACGAGATGTCCGAACCTTAATTAATGTCAAGGATCTTCGCAAGTTTGAGCTGTTTCTCACATTACTGGCAGGCAGAGTTGGGCAAATAATCAATTACTCCAGCTTGGCAGGCGATGTCGGCGTAAGTTCTACAACTCTCAAGGAATGGCTTTCCGTTTTGGTAGCAAGCCACATTGTATTTACATTGCAGCCGTGGTTTGGCAATGTTACCAAGCGCTTGACAAAATCGCCAAAGGTATTCTTTGTAGATACGGGTATTCCGTGCTCGCTGCTCTCCCTGACAAATGCAGAGCGTGTTGAAAAAGATGGCTTGTTCGGCAACCTGTTTGAAAACATGGTTATACTCGAAGCCATGAAAGCTCGACTGAATGCTGGCAAAAAAACAGACCTTTACTTTTTACGAACAGAATCTGGCATTGAAATCGACTTGCTAGATGTTAGAGGCGGATCCGTCGTTCCGTACGAAATCAAAGCCAGCGATTCCATTGTGCCGGAATTTTTCAAGAACTTCACCAAAGCCGAAAGCTTTGTTCCAAATTTTGAAGGAAAACAAGGCGGCCTGATTTACTCCGGCGATGAAATGGATTCTTACATGGAGCGCAGAATTTTCAACTACAAGAAGTTGGATACTGTGTTTTAA
- a CDS encoding type II toxin-antitoxin system RelB/DinJ family antitoxin, whose translation MATTVLQIRMDEDLKNEAADLFDKMGMDLPTAIRVFLKRAVAEKAIPFEVREPRATYSANKGWNAFMELRNQAQQGPAAGMSEEEIEAEISAYRAGK comes from the coding sequence ATGGCAACTACTGTGCTACAGATTCGTATGGATGAAGACCTCAAGAACGAGGCTGCCGATCTTTTTGACAAGATGGGGATGGACCTTCCAACGGCCATTCGCGTTTTCTTAAAGCGAGCTGTGGCTGAAAAGGCGATTCCCTTTGAAGTTCGCGAACCTCGCGCTACTTACTCTGCCAATAAAGGTTGGAATGCGTTTATGGAGTTGCGCAATCAGGCCCAGCAAGGCCCTGCCGCAGGAATGAGTGAAGAAGAAATCGAAGCAGAAATTTCAGCCTACCGCGCGGGAAAGTAA
- a CDS encoding putative toxin-antitoxin system toxin component, PIN family, with protein MYAVIDTNVIVSSLLTKNPLSPVMLVMHELFAGKVQLLVNDAILAEYKEVLSRPKFELDEKAVCETLENIKSLCINVDAPESGVVLPDPKDIVFYDVALACRDKDASLVMGNTKHFPGVSFVVTPREFLEILVKEGV; from the coding sequence GTGTACGCTGTTATTGACACTAATGTCATTGTGTCATCTTTGTTGACGAAGAATCCTTTGTCTCCTGTAATGTTGGTGATGCACGAACTTTTTGCTGGGAAAGTGCAATTGCTTGTTAATGACGCTATTCTTGCGGAATACAAAGAAGTCCTTTCTAGACCTAAGTTTGAGCTTGACGAAAAAGCGGTTTGCGAAACTTTGGAAAATATCAAAAGCCTTTGTATAAACGTTGATGCTCCAGAAAGCGGAGTTGTACTTCCCGATCCCAAGGACATTGTGTTCTATGATGTTGCTCTTGCTTGCCGTGACAAGGATGCGTCGCTTGTAATGGGGAATACCAAACATTTTCCAGGAGTTTCTTTTGTTGTAACTCCTCGAGAGTTTCTAGAAATTCTTGTGAAGGAGGGGGTGTGA
- a CDS encoding polysaccharide lyase family 1 protein — protein sequence MKNFLSSALILSFGISAASAAEPLLAFPSAEGFGRFTLGVRAASAPEVYHVTNLDDSGTGSLRDAVSKDGRIVVFDVSGIIKLKSTLVFKGNSIIAGQTAPGDGVVVYGDRVSFSGAKNLIIRHMRFRMGKSAPSGKKDAAGVANGTDMIFDHLSISWGRDETFSISWDNKGSKPANITIQNSIIGQGLHDHSCGGLIQTDGGVTLFRNLYIDNKTRNPKVKGLNQFVNNVVYNWGGGGGYIMGDSEGNSWAAVEDNYFIGGPNSSGTSAFTRGTQTFQIYQKGNYIDADGNGQLGGSLATTESDGSFYGSKTVASHDSFENLPVAFAAITQQTSAKEAYNYIVKEVGASYPARDDVDKYMIDELTSLGKKGAIISDEASLSLANVVGNFKDGTKTDTDKDGIPDEWEEKMGLNKNDPSDALKKDASGYLNMEIYLNGLVDGYTKPVEDDSTKVPDIETPADSTEIGEIPADSSEVEKNPADSTDPTAIAKDMQIAPKSGMATVHVFNPMGQRIAIRQVYIEEGKKISIPGTPRNSIYVVK from the coding sequence ATGAAAAATTTTCTAAGCTCAGCTCTGATTTTGTCCTTCGGGATCTCCGCAGCATCTGCCGCTGAACCTCTGTTGGCATTCCCCTCTGCCGAGGGATTTGGCCGCTTCACTTTGGGCGTTCGCGCCGCCAGCGCTCCTGAAGTTTATCACGTCACCAACTTAGACGACTCCGGCACAGGCTCCTTGAGAGACGCCGTCAGTAAAGACGGACGTATTGTGGTCTTCGACGTCAGTGGCATTATCAAGCTGAAGAGTACCTTGGTTTTCAAGGGCAACTCCATCATTGCCGGGCAAACGGCCCCAGGGGATGGCGTTGTGGTTTACGGCGATCGCGTTTCCTTTTCTGGCGCCAAGAACTTGATTATTCGCCACATGCGTTTCCGCATGGGTAAAAGTGCGCCTAGCGGCAAGAAGGATGCCGCCGGTGTGGCTAACGGCACCGATATGATTTTTGACCATCTGTCCATTAGCTGGGGCCGCGATGAAACCTTCTCCATTAGCTGGGACAACAAGGGTAGCAAACCCGCAAACATTACCATCCAGAATTCCATTATCGGCCAAGGACTGCACGACCATTCCTGCGGAGGCCTGATACAAACTGATGGCGGTGTAACCTTATTCCGCAATTTGTACATTGATAACAAGACTCGTAACCCGAAGGTGAAGGGTCTGAACCAGTTTGTAAACAACGTGGTTTATAACTGGGGCGGAGGCGGCGGCTACATTATGGGTGATTCCGAAGGGAACTCCTGGGCCGCAGTAGAAGACAACTACTTTATTGGCGGCCCCAATTCCAGCGGCACATCCGCCTTTACCCGCGGCACACAAACGTTCCAGATTTACCAGAAGGGCAACTATATCGACGCCGATGGAAATGGACAGCTGGGCGGATCCCTGGCGACCACAGAATCCGACGGATCTTTCTACGGGTCTAAAACGGTAGCATCGCACGATAGTTTCGAAAACTTGCCCGTAGCCTTTGCAGCCATCACCCAGCAGACATCCGCCAAGGAAGCCTACAATTACATCGTAAAAGAAGTAGGCGCCTCTTACCCCGCACGCGATGACGTTGACAAATACATGATTGACGAATTGACTTCTCTGGGGAAAAAGGGTGCTATCATTTCTGACGAAGCAAGCTTAAGCCTCGCCAATGTGGTTGGCAACTTTAAAGACGGCACCAAGACCGACACAGACAAAGATGGCATTCCCGATGAATGGGAAGAGAAAATGGGTTTGAATAAGAACGATCCCAGCGACGCCTTGAAAAAGGACGCATCTGGCTACCTGAATATGGAAATCTACCTGAACGGATTAGTGGACGGATACACAAAACCCGTTGAGGATGACTCCACCAAGGTCCCCGATATTGAAACGCCCGCGGATAGTACCGAAATAGGGGAAATTCCTGCTGACAGTTCTGAAGTAGAAAAGAATCCTGCAGATAGTACGGACCCCACTGCAATAGCAAAGGATATGCAAATCGCCCCAAAGAGCGGCATGGCCACCGTCCACGTTTTCAATCCCATGGGACAAAGAATCGCCATCCGCCAAGTCTATATAGAAGAAGGCAAAAAGATTTCAATCCCAGGAACGCCTCGAAACAGCATCTACGTGGTGAAGTAA